In Athene noctua chromosome 7, bAthNoc1.hap1.1, whole genome shotgun sequence, the following proteins share a genomic window:
- the ASNSD1 gene encoding asparagine synthetase domain-containing protein 1, whose translation MCGICCIVTLRSQRAIHDFFNKDILCRLRRRGPDSSQQLIKTASDLSYECLFSGHVLHLRGLVTPQPLEDANNNIFLWNGEIFSGVHVGDLENDTEVMFHHLALCSSEADILSLFSSLRGPWSFIYYQASTHSLWFGRDYFGRRSLLWQFNNEIDSAFCLTSVSVYSESGNQWQEVPASGIFKIDLKACATTKSLSLTLFPWKYSCTEKAVEEIVVNVLDQVSKDLPNHIPLMMNESKLCLRAPVSPLNKTISEASGECPGANISEITHVVSVETLQGFLAEEHKKTVVHQFINVLNEAVKRRVLSLFRHEDQKKREVPSKYNRKAHVAVLFSGGIDSMVIAALADKHVPLEEPIDLLNVAFMMKEQTKQKGATKNHTNREVQLDLLSPQESCKDLDAKTGADLSCFAVPDRITGRAGLKELEAINPSRTWNFVEINVTLEELKKMRQQCINHLIYPLHTVLDDSIGCAIWFASRGEGFISNQGELRPYKSPAKVVLTGIGADEQLAGYSRHRVCFKKYGLEGLNKELEMELHRISSRNLGRDDRIISDHGKEARFPFLDEDVVSFLNSLPITEKADLTLPRGIGEKLILRLAAKEFGLTASTVLPKRAVQFGSRIAKLESNSEKASDMCSRLKLFSID comes from the exons ATGTGTGGTATTTGTTGCATCGTTACCTTGCGTAGCCAGCGTGCTATTCATGATTTCTTTAACAAAGACATACTCTGCCGTCTTAGAAGAAGAGGACCAGACAGTAGCCAACAGTTGATAAAAACTGCATCTGATCTCTCTTATGAGTGTCTGTTTTCTGGCCACGTACTTCACTTGAGGGGACTGGTGACTCCTCAGCCTCTGGAAGATGCcaataacaatatttttctttggaatGGAGAAATTTTCAGTGGAGTGCATGTAGGAGATCTAGAGAATGACACTGAAGTAATGTTTCATCATCTTGCATTGTGCAGTAGTGAAGCAGACATTTTGTCACTCTTTTCATCACTTCGGGGTCCGTGGTCTTTTATTTATTATCAGGCATCTACACACAGTTTGTGGTTTGGTAGAGATTATTTTGGTCGTCGTAGTTTGCTTTGGCAGTTCAATAATGAGATTGACAGTGCTTTCTGTCTCACATCTGTAAGTGTTTATTCCGAGTCAGGTAACCAATGGCAAGAAGTCCCAGCATCTGGAATTTTCAAAATTGATCTCAAAGCTTGTGCAACAACTAAATCTTTGTCTTTAACGTTATTTCCATGGAAGTACAGCTGCACAGAGAAGGCAGTAGAAGAAATAGTTGTTAATGTTCTGGACCAAGTTTCAAAAGACTTACCGAACCACATACCTCTCATGATGAATGAATCAAAACTATGTCTCAGAGCACCAGTTAGCCCcttaaataaaaccatttctgaaGCTTCAGGTGAATGTCCAGGCGCTAACATTAGCGAAATTACCCATGTGGTTTCTGTAGAAACCCTTCAGGGATTTCTTGCAGAGGAACACAAGAAAACAGTAGTCCATCAgtttattaatgttttaaatgaaGCAGTGAAGAGACGGGTTTTGTCTCTCTTCAGACATgaagatcagaaaaaaagagaagttccAAGCAAGTATAATAGGAAGGCACATGTTGCAGTGCTGTTTTCTGGTGGCATTGATTCTATGGTTATTGCAGCCCTTGCTGATAAACATGTGCCTTTGGAGGAACCAATTGATCTTCTCAATGTAGCTTTCATGATGAAAGAACAAACTAAGCAAAAGGGTGCCACTAAAAACCATACCAACCGGGAAGTACAACTTGATTTGCTTTCTCCTCAAGAAAGTTGTAAAGATCTTGATGCTAAAACTGGTGCTGATTTATCTTGCTTTGCTGTTCCCGACAGAATCACTGGTAGGGCAGGACTGAAAGAATTGGAAGCCATTAACCCTTCAAGAACCTGGAACTTTGTGGAAATTAATGTTACACTAGAGGAATTGAAAAAAATGAGACAACAGTGCATTAATCACTTAATTTATCCACTGCATACAGTCTTGGATGACAGCATTGGCTGTGCAATTTGGTTTGCTTCCAGAGGAGAGGGTTTTATTAGTAACCAAGGAGAACTGAGACCATATAAAAGTCCTGCAAAG GTTGTGCTTACAGGAATTGGAGCAGATGAACAGCTTGCAGGATATTCTCGACATCGTGTTTGCTTCAAAAAGTATGGCTTAGAGGGTCTGAATAAAGAACTTGAAATGGAGTTGCATCGCATTTCTTCTAGAAATCTTGGTAGAGATGACAGGATTATTAGTGATCACGGAAAAGAAGCCAG GTTTCCTTTTCTTGATGAAGATGTTGTTTCATTCCTCAATTCTCTGCCCATCACAGAAAAAGCAGACTTGACTTTACCTCGAGGAATTGGTGAGAAATTGATTCTGCGCCTTGCAGCCAAGGAGTTTGGCCTTACAGCCTCAACTGTTTTGCCAAAAAGGGCTGTACAGTTTGGATCTCGGATTGCAAAACTAGAGAGCAACAGTGAAAAAGCATCTGACATGTGCAGCAGACTGAAGTTATTTTCTATAGATTAA